In a single window of the Anas acuta chromosome 24, bAnaAcu1.1, whole genome shotgun sequence genome:
- the MYOG gene encoding myogenin, translating into MPAPGFKWHQAVGVGRRSSRPRAARTSPPMELFETNPYFFPDQRFYDGENFLGSRLQGYEPAAFPERPEVTLCPESRVALEEKDSSLAEHCPGQCLPWACKICKRKTVSIDRRRAATLREKRRLKKVNEAFEALKRSTLLNPNQRLPKVEILRSAIQYIERLQSLLSTLNQQEREQRDLRYRPAGPQPAAASECGSGSSSCSPEWSTQLEFGTNPTDHLLPDEAAEDRNLHSLSSIVESIAVEDVAVTFQEEQVQN; encoded by the exons ATGCCAGCGCCGGGGTTTAAATGGCACCAAGCAGTTGGCGTGGGGAGACGGAGCAGCCGTCCCCGAGCCGCACGCACGTCCCCCCCCATGGAGCTCTTCGAGACCAACCCTTACTTTTTCCCGGACCAGAGGTTTTACGACGGGGAAAACTTCTTGGGCTCTCGCCTGCAGGGCTATGAGCCGGCGGCGTTCCCCGAGCGGCCCGAGGTGACCCTGTGCCCCGAAAGCAGGGTGGCTTTGGAGGAGAAGGACTCATCCCTGGCCGAGCACTGCCCCGGGCAATGCCTGCCCTGGGCTTGTAAGATCTGCAAGCGCAAGACGGTCTCCATCGACCGGCGACGGGCGGCCACGCTGCGGGAGAAGCGGCGGCTGAAGAAGGTGAACGAAGCCTTCGAGGCGCTGAAGCGCAGCACCCTGCTCAACCCCAACCAGCGGCTGCCCAAGGTGGAGATCCTGCGCAGCGCCATCCAGTACATCGAGCGGCTGCAGAGCCTGCTCAGCACCCTCAACCAGCAggagagggagcagagggacCTGCGCTACCGCCCCGCCGGCCCCCAGCCCGCA GCAGCCAGCGAGTGCGGGTCCGGCAGCTCGTCCTGCAGCCCCGAGTGGAGCACCCAGCTGGAGTTTGGCACCAACCCCACGG ATCACCTCCTGCCTGACGAGGCGGCAGAGGACCGCAACCTCCACTCGCTCTCCTCCATCGTGGAGAGCATCGCCGTAGAGGACGTGGCCGTGACGTTCCAGGAGGAACAGGTTCAAAACTGA